From Monomorium pharaonis isolate MP-MQ-018 chromosome 9, ASM1337386v2, whole genome shotgun sequence, the proteins below share one genomic window:
- the LOC105835867 gene encoding uridine phosphorylase 1 isoform X2, protein MDQDILYHLALGSGSHDLVEMFGDVKFVCMGGTPKRMEHFANYIMKEIGHKLPAGTTLLDITKNSYRYSMYKVGPVLSLSHGMGIPSVSILLHEVIKLMYHAKVKDPVFIRIGTCGGVGYEGGTVIISEEAVDESMKPYMELMVLGKLVRRPAKLDRQLARDLKALAHRDDPYDTVIGKTMCSNDFYEGQGRLDGAFCEFTEADKMEYLTKLQNAGVVNIEMESLCFAALTHHAGIQSAVVCVTLLDRLKGDQVLAPKEVLEEWQMRPQKLIARYITTYLQRKGRLSLEGHGSFYVKSPRRYKLVQQESQNYD, encoded by the exons ATGGATCAGGACATATTGTACCATCTCGCACTCGGCAGCGGCTCCCACGATCTCGTTGAGATGTTCGGTGACGTCAAG TTCGTCTGCATGGGCGGAACACCGAAAAGGATGGAACATTTCGCGAACTACATCATGAAGGAGATAGGTCACAAGTTGCCAGCGGGAACGACTCTTCTCGACATCACCAAAAACTCCTACCGCTACTCGATGTACAAAGTCGGCCCGGTTCTGTCTCTCAGC CACGGAATGGGCATACCTTCGGTAAGCATTCTGCTTCACGAGGTTATCAAGCTGATGTACCACGCAAAGGTAAAGGATCCAGTCTTCATCAGGATCGGTACTTGCGGCGGTGTCGGCTACGAAGGTGGTACGGTAATCATCTCGGAGGAAGCCGTCGATGAAAGTATGAAGCCTTACATGGAATTG ATGGTGCTCGGTAAATTGGTGCGCCGGCCGGCGAAGCTCGACCGGCAGCTGGCCCGTGACCTGAAGGCCCTGGCCCACCGTGACGATCCCTACGACACCGTGATCGGCAAGACTATGTGCTCGAACGACTTCTACGAGGGCCAGGGCCGCCTGGACGGCGCGTTCTGCGAGTTCACGGAGGCCGACAAGATGGAGTACCTGACCAAGCTGCAGAACGCCGGGGTGGTGAACATCGAGATGGAGAGTCTTTGCTTCGCCGCGCTGACACACCACGCCGGTATCCAGTCCGCCGTCGTGTGCGTAACGCTATTGGACCGACTCAAAGGCGACCAG GTTCTGGCGCCCAAGGAAGTGTTGGAGGAATGGCAGATGCGGCCGCAAAAGCTGATCGCACGTTACATCACCACGTATCTCCAGCGCAAGGGCCGCCTCTCCCTGGAGGGACACGGTTCCTTTTACGTCAAGAGCCCGCGCCGGTATAAACTGGTGCAGCAGGAGTCCCAGAATTACGATTAA
- the LOC105835867 gene encoding uridine phosphorylase 1 isoform X3 translates to MPTCDCQNRILDESEEHICSLKPPMEKDKVKEPREYASPVRYSDGSVRLRNPNIELMDQDILYHLALGSGSHDLVEMFGDVKFVCMGGTPKRMEHFANYIMKEIGHKLPAGTTLLDITKNSYRYSMYKVGPVLSLSHGMGIPSVSILLHEVIKLMYHAKVKDPVFIRIGTCGGVGYEGGTVIISEEAVDESMKPYMELMVLGKLVRRPAKLDRQLARDLKALAHRDDPYDTVIGKTMCSNDFYEGQGRLDGAFCEFTEADKMEYLTKLQNAGVVNIEMESLCFAALTHHAGIQSAVVCVTLLDRLKGDQVLAPKEVLEEWQMRPQKLIARYITTYLQRKGRLSLEGHGSFYVKSPRRYKLVQQESQNYD, encoded by the exons ATGCCGACATGCGACTGCCAGAATAGAATTCTGGATGAATCGGAGGAGCACATTTGCTCGCTGAAGCCACCAATGGAGAAGGACAAGGTCAAGGAGCCCAGGGAGTACGCCAGTCCGGTTAG GTACAGCGATGGCTCTGTACGATTACGAAACCCCAATATCGAACTCATGGATCAGGACATATTGTACCATCTCGCACTCGGCAGCGGCTCCCACGATCTCGTTGAGATGTTCGGTGACGTCAAG TTCGTCTGCATGGGCGGAACACCGAAAAGGATGGAACATTTCGCGAACTACATCATGAAGGAGATAGGTCACAAGTTGCCAGCGGGAACGACTCTTCTCGACATCACCAAAAACTCCTACCGCTACTCGATGTACAAAGTCGGCCCGGTTCTGTCTCTCAGC CACGGAATGGGCATACCTTCGGTAAGCATTCTGCTTCACGAGGTTATCAAGCTGATGTACCACGCAAAGGTAAAGGATCCAGTCTTCATCAGGATCGGTACTTGCGGCGGTGTCGGCTACGAAGGTGGTACGGTAATCATCTCGGAGGAAGCCGTCGATGAAAGTATGAAGCCTTACATGGAATTG ATGGTGCTCGGTAAATTGGTGCGCCGGCCGGCGAAGCTCGACCGGCAGCTGGCCCGTGACCTGAAGGCCCTGGCCCACCGTGACGATCCCTACGACACCGTGATCGGCAAGACTATGTGCTCGAACGACTTCTACGAGGGCCAGGGCCGCCTGGACGGCGCGTTCTGCGAGTTCACGGAGGCCGACAAGATGGAGTACCTGACCAAGCTGCAGAACGCCGGGGTGGTGAACATCGAGATGGAGAGTCTTTGCTTCGCCGCGCTGACACACCACGCCGGTATCCAGTCCGCCGTCGTGTGCGTAACGCTATTGGACCGACTCAAAGGCGACCAG GTTCTGGCGCCCAAGGAAGTGTTGGAGGAATGGCAGATGCGGCCGCAAAAGCTGATCGCACGTTACATCACCACGTATCTCCAGCGCAAGGGCCGCCTCTCCCTGGAGGGACACGGTTCCTTTTACGTCAAGAGCCCGCGCCGGTATAAACTGGTGCAGCAGGAGTCCCAGAATTACGATTAA
- the LOC105835867 gene encoding uridine phosphorylase 1 isoform X1: MSLLLDEEELDEYSDGSVRLRNPNIELMDQDILYHLALGSGSHDLVEMFGDVKFVCMGGTPKRMEHFANYIMKEIGHKLPAGTTLLDITKNSYRYSMYKVGPVLSLSHGMGIPSVSILLHEVIKLMYHAKVKDPVFIRIGTCGGVGYEGGTVIISEEAVDESMKPYMELMVLGKLVRRPAKLDRQLARDLKALAHRDDPYDTVIGKTMCSNDFYEGQGRLDGAFCEFTEADKMEYLTKLQNAGVVNIEMESLCFAALTHHAGIQSAVVCVTLLDRLKGDQVLAPKEVLEEWQMRPQKLIARYITTYLQRKGRLSLEGHGSFYVKSPRRYKLVQQESQNYD; encoded by the exons GTACAGCGATGGCTCTGTACGATTACGAAACCCCAATATCGAACTCATGGATCAGGACATATTGTACCATCTCGCACTCGGCAGCGGCTCCCACGATCTCGTTGAGATGTTCGGTGACGTCAAG TTCGTCTGCATGGGCGGAACACCGAAAAGGATGGAACATTTCGCGAACTACATCATGAAGGAGATAGGTCACAAGTTGCCAGCGGGAACGACTCTTCTCGACATCACCAAAAACTCCTACCGCTACTCGATGTACAAAGTCGGCCCGGTTCTGTCTCTCAGC CACGGAATGGGCATACCTTCGGTAAGCATTCTGCTTCACGAGGTTATCAAGCTGATGTACCACGCAAAGGTAAAGGATCCAGTCTTCATCAGGATCGGTACTTGCGGCGGTGTCGGCTACGAAGGTGGTACGGTAATCATCTCGGAGGAAGCCGTCGATGAAAGTATGAAGCCTTACATGGAATTG ATGGTGCTCGGTAAATTGGTGCGCCGGCCGGCGAAGCTCGACCGGCAGCTGGCCCGTGACCTGAAGGCCCTGGCCCACCGTGACGATCCCTACGACACCGTGATCGGCAAGACTATGTGCTCGAACGACTTCTACGAGGGCCAGGGCCGCCTGGACGGCGCGTTCTGCGAGTTCACGGAGGCCGACAAGATGGAGTACCTGACCAAGCTGCAGAACGCCGGGGTGGTGAACATCGAGATGGAGAGTCTTTGCTTCGCCGCGCTGACACACCACGCCGGTATCCAGTCCGCCGTCGTGTGCGTAACGCTATTGGACCGACTCAAAGGCGACCAG GTTCTGGCGCCCAAGGAAGTGTTGGAGGAATGGCAGATGCGGCCGCAAAAGCTGATCGCACGTTACATCACCACGTATCTCCAGCGCAAGGGCCGCCTCTCCCTGGAGGGACACGGTTCCTTTTACGTCAAGAGCCCGCGCCGGTATAAACTGGTGCAGCAGGAGTCCCAGAATTACGATTAA